From a single Phragmites australis chromosome 7, lpPhrAust1.1, whole genome shotgun sequence genomic region:
- the LOC133923944 gene encoding uncharacterized protein LOC133923944 isoform X3 has protein sequence MRCVAWWAVLLAAAGFIGGHGNRLSASVPRPGDWFLLSSAPVPAEFRAGDGDGGGGGGARLRGEFPCQTYSASSRSCEELNGSGSFNTTCVISSSSSLDGDLCVYGDGSVEILPHVKIICPVRGCYITVNVSGSIRIGEHVEVIAGSVSLYAANVSLDYHSTINTTALAGSPPPQTSGTPHSLEGAGGGHGGRGASCKVSNETNWGGDVYAWSTLARPWSYGSMGGSMSADQQFGGYGGGRAMLRAKEFLNVDGQVLAEGGVGSLKGGGGSGGSIIIDAFKLYGNGTISAGGGNGWAGGGGGRISLDCYSIQQDLEITVHGGQSFGCAQNAGAAGTIYDRSLRTLKVSNGNFTTHTETPLLGFPMTRLWSNVLVESNAKVLVPLLWSRVQVTGQIRLLSKGSICFGLSENPISEFELVAEELLMSDSVIKVYGAFRMYVKVLLMWDSKIQIDGGAKDVVLASMLEARNLVVLRHGSVISSNADLMVYGQGLLNLSGPGDGIKARRLFLSLFYNIEVGPGSLVQAPLDEDVQSSLDALSRCESKTCPSELITPPDDCHVNRSLSFTLQICRVEDITVSGIVRGSIIHIHRARTVTIAKDGTISASDNLDSLIGCKEGIGKGKFLKYGAGGGAGHGGRGGTGIYNGMRSDGGLEYGNADLPCELGSGTGGSVVSADNTAGGGLIVIGSMKWPLSSLLIYGSLSSDGESHRGTTGNSNGTLKGGVGGGSGGSILLFLQWLLLEKNSSLSASGGNGGVHGGGGGGGGRIHFHWSNIATGDEYVQIASANGTVASSGGSGSDDGRFGEGGTVTGKKCPMGLYGTFCTECPVGTYKNVVGSNPSLCSPCSVDSLPNRAEFIYVRGGVTKPPCPYECISDKYKMPNCYTPLEELMYTFGGPWSFAIILSFTIILLALILSALRIKIGESDITYRATNAIHNDGCSSFPFLLSLAEVPGASRAEETQSHVHRMYFMGPNTFREPWHLPYSPPDAIIGIVYEDAFNRFIDDINLVAAYEWSRALYKGLKVGSTPDLMVAYIDFFLGGDEKRLDVASTIQKRFPMCLIFGGDGSYMSPYYLHSDTLLSNLLGQYVSTAIWNRLVAGLNAQLRTVRKRSIRSTLGSVVSWITSHGNPQLERHGVRVELGWFQSTASGYYQLGIVVAVNENFYKSLHHREHAPEFSECSRKNIAALLQDSNLANQDQPCTSYAVSRKRLTGGVNGGIINEGTLKSLDYKRDYLFPFSLLLQNSRPIGYVETSQLLICILLLVDFSFTLLMLVQYYWISVGAFLAILLIPPLALLSPFLAGLNALFSRGPKRSSVTRIFALWNSTSVVNIIVAIIYGALYFGFSSLTVSSVHHASNTKSFKGREDNEWWILPTILFLVKSLQAGLVNWHVANLDIQDYSLFSPDPDRFWAM, from the exons ATGAGGTGCGTCGCCTGGTGGGCGGTCCTGCTCGCGGCTGCCGGCTTTATTGGCGGCCATGGCAACCGCCTCTCAGCGTCGGTGCCGCGGCCCGGTGACTGGTTCCTGCTGAGTTCCGCGCCGGTTCCTGCTGAGTTCCGCGCTGGCGATGGCGATGGAGGTGGCGGTGGGGGCGCGCGGCTGCGCGGGGAGTTCCCGTGCCAGACCTACTCGGCGAGCTCGAGGTCCTGCGAGGAGTTGAACGGCTCCGGGTCGTTCAACACCACCTGTGTCATAAGCTCGAGCTCTTCGTTGGACGGCGATCTGTGTGTGTACGGCGACGGGAGCGTGGAGATTCTGCCCCACGTCAAGATCATCTGCCCCGTCAGGGGATGCTACATAACGGTCAATGTCTCTGGGAGCATCAGGATCGGGGAGCATGTCGAGGTGATTGCTGGGTCGGTGAGCCTGTACGCGGCCAATGTGTCGTTGGATTACCACTCAACCATCAACACTACAGCCCTGGCAGGCTCTCCCCCTCCGCAGACGAGTGGGACGCCGCACAGCCTGGAAGGGGCTGGAGGAGGACATGGTGGGAGGGGCGCGTCATGTAAAGTGTCCAATGAAACTAACTGGGGAGGCGATGTGTACGCGTGGTCGACATTGGCGCGGCCATGGAGCTACGGCAGCATGGGCGGCAGCATGTCTGCTGATCAGCAGTTCGGAGGGTATGGTGGAGGCCGCGCCATGCTAAGGGCGAAGGAGTTTCTGAATGTTGATGGACAAGTGCTTGCTGAAGGTGGTGTTGGCAGTCTCAAAGGAGGCGGTGGATCTGGTGGAAGCATTATAATAGATGCTTTTAAGCT ATATGGAAATGGTACAATAAGTGCTGGTGGTGGTAATGGATGGGCTGGTGGCGGTGGTGGGAggatatccctggattgttacAGCATTCAACAGGATCTGGAGATTACAGTTCATG GTGGCCAGAGTTTTGGGTGTGCTCAGAATGCTGGTGCAGCTGGTACAATATATGATCGTTCATTGCGGACTCTAAAGGTCAGCAATGGGAATTTCACCACACATACAGAAACTCCATTGCTTGGTTTCCCAATGACTAGACTCTGGTCCAATGTGCTTGTGGAGTCCAATGCGAAAGTGCTGGTTCCCTTGTTGTGGTCCAGAGTACAG GTGACAGGTCAAATTAGACTACTTAGCAAGGGTAGCATCTGCTTTGGGTTATCAGAAAATCCAATATCAGAATTTGAGCTGGTTGCAGAAGAGCTTCTAATGAGTGACTCTGTTATAAAG GTTTATGGCGCTTTCAGAATGTATGTCAAAGTACTCTTGATGTGGGATTCAAAGATTCAGATAGATGGCGGGGCTAAGGATGTTGTTCTTGCATCTATGCTTGAGGCAAGAAACCTTGTAGTCCTCAGG CATGGGTCAGTGATATCTTCCAATGCTGATTTGATGGTCTATGGACAAGGACTTCTTAATTTGAGCGGCCCTGGCGATGGAATCAAAGCTCGGCGACTCTTTCTGTCTCTATTTTACAACATTGAA GTTGGTCCTGGTTCACTTGTTCAGGCTCCACTTGATGAGGATGTTCAAAGTAGCTT GGATGCACTTTCACGCTGTGAAAGTAAAACATGTCCTAGTGAGCTTATTACCCCACCTGATGATTGCCATGTCAACAGATCCTTGTCGTTTACTCTGCAA aTTTGTCGTGTTGAAGACATAACTGTCAGTGGCATAGTCAGGGGAAGTATAATTCATATTCATCGAGCAAGAACTGTGACCATTGCAAAGGATGGCACAATAAGTGCCTCAGA CAATTTGGATTCTTTGATAGGTTGCAAGGAAGGCATTGGAAAAGGAAAATTTCTTAAGTACGGagctggtggtggtgctgggCATGGAGGCCGAGGTGGCACAGGGATTTACAACGGAATGAGAAGTGATGGAGGTCTAGAATATGGCAATGCTGATCTTCCGTGTGAGCTAGGAAGTGGTACTGGTGGTTCTGTTGTGTCAGCGGATAACACTGCTGGTGGGGGATTAATTG TCATTGGATCCATGAAATGGCCACTTTCAAGTTTGCTAATTTATGGCTCGCTGAGCTCTGATGGTGAAAGTCATAGAGGCACAACTGGAAATTCCAATGGGACTCTTAAAGGTGGAGTTGGTGGCGGTTCTGGAGGGTCAATTCTCTTATTTCTTCAATGGCTTCTGCTAGAGAAAAACTCGTCATTGTCTGCATCTGGTGGCAATGGAGGTGTacatggtggtggaggtggcgggGGTGGCAGAATACACTTCCATTGGTCGAATATTGCAACTGGAGATGAATATGTTCAGATTGCTTCCGCCAATGGTACGGTAGCATCAAG TGGAGGATCTGGTAGTGATGATGGACGTTTTGGAGAAGGTGGAACAGTAACTGGAAAGAAATGCCCCATGGGACTCTATGGAACATTTTGCACC GAATGCCCAGTTGGTACATATAAAAACGTTGTTGGGTCCAACCCATCTCTGTGCAGCCCTTGTTCTGTGGATAGTCTTCCTAACCGTGCTGAGTTCATATATGTAAGAG GTGGTGTTACCAAGCCGCCTTGCCCATACGAGTGTATATCTGATAAGTACAAGATGCCAAACTGTTACACGCCACTTGAGGAACTTATGTATACATTTGGTGGTCCTTGGTCTTTTGCAATTATACTTTCTTTTACAATTATTCTTTTGGCACTTATCTTAAGTGCTCTAAGAATTAAGATTGGTGAGAGTGATATCACCTACCGGGCAACAAATGCAATCCACAATGATGGCTGTTCGTCTTTCCCTTTTTTACTTTCTTTGGCTGAG GTACCTGGGGCTAGCAGGGCAGAAGAAACGCAGAGCCATGTCCACAGAATGTACTTCATGGGACCTAATACTTTTCGAGAGCCCTGGCATCTTCCCTACTCACCTCCCGACGCGATAATTGGAATTGT TTATGAAGACGCTTTCAACCgatttattgatgatatcaatTTGGTGGCTGCATATGAGTG GTCGCGGGCTCTCTATAAAGGCTTGAAG GTTGGTTCAACGCCAGACTTGATGGTTGCATACATAGATTTCTTTCTTGGGGGTGATGAGAAACGACTTGATGTAGCTTCCACCATTCAGAAGAGGTTTCCCATGTGTTTAATTTTTGGTGGTGATGGAAGCTATATGTCCCCATACTACCTACATAGCGATACGTTGCTATCAAATCTTCTCGGTCAG taTGTATCGACTGCGATCTGGAATAGATTAGTTGCTGGTTTGAATGCTCAATTGAGGACAGTAAGGAAAAGAAGCATTCGCTCAACTTTGGGCTCTGTTGTTTCTTGGATCACTAGTCATGGGAATCCCCAACTTGAGAGACATGGTGTTCGAGTGGAGCTAGGGTGGTTCCAGTCCACTGCTTCTGGATATTACCAGCTAGGTATTGTTGTAGCTGTGAATGAGAACTTCTACAAGAGCCTCCACCATCGTGAGCATGCCCCAGAATTCAGTGAATGCTCAAG GAAGAACATTGCAGCTCTACTTCAGGATTCCAATCTGGCGAATCAGGATCAGCCTTGCACAAGCTATGCTGTTTCTAGGAAGCGGTTGACAGGCGGAGTGAATGGTGGTATCATAAATGAGGGAACACTCAAGTCACTAGATTATAAAAGAGACTATCTCTTCCCTTTCTCATTGTTACTGCAAAATTCGAGGCCTATAGGCTATGTG GAAACATCGCAACTCCTCATTTGTATTTTACTTCTGGTTGATTTTTCCTTCACCCTGCTCATGCTTGTACAGTACTACTGGATATCTGTTGGAGCTTTTCTTGCCATACTGCTTATTCCCCCTCTTGCTTTGCTTTCACCTTTTCTTGCTGGTCTCAATGCACTTTTCAGTCGAGGACCAAAACGATCTTCTGTGACCCGTATTTTTGCACTTTGGAACTCTACTTCTGTTGTAAACATT ATTGTAGCAATCATCTATGGTGCTTTGTATTTTGGGTTCTCTTCTTTGACGGTGTCCTCAGTTCATCATGCATCCAACACAAAAAG CTTCAAGGGTAGGGAAGACAATGAATGGTGGATACTACCTACTATCCTTTTTCTTGTCAAGTCACTGCAAGCTGGACTGGTCAATTGGCACGTAGCAAATTTGGATATCCAGGACTATTCCTTATTTAGCCCAGACCCGGATAGATTCTGGGCAATGTAG
- the LOC133923944 gene encoding uncharacterized protein LOC133923944 isoform X1, which produces MRCVAWWAVLLAAAGFIGGHGNRLSASVPRPGDWFLLSSAPVPAEFRAGDGDGGGGGGARLRGEFPCQTYSASSRSCEELNGSGSFNTTCVISSSSSLDGDLCVYGDGSVEILPHVKIICPVRGCYITVNVSGSIRIGEHVEVIAGSVSLYAANVSLDYHSTINTTALAGSPPPQTSGTPHSLEGAGGGHGGRGASCKVSNETNWGGDVYAWSTLARPWSYGSMGGSMSADQQFGGYGGGRAMLRAKEFLNVDGQVLAEGGVGSLKGGGGSGGSIIIDAFKLYGNGTISAGGGNGWAGGGGGRISLDCYSIQQDLEITVHGGQSFGCAQNAGAAGTIYDRSLRTLKVSNGNFTTHTETPLLGFPMTRLWSNVLVESNAKVLVPLLWSRVQVTGQIRLLSKGSICFGLSENPISEFELVAEELLMSDSVIKVYGAFRMYVKVLLMWDSKIQIDGGAKDVVLASMLEARNLVVLRHGSVISSNADLMVYGQGLLNLSGPGDGIKARRLFLSLFYNIEVGPGSLVQAPLDEDVQSSLDALSRCESKTCPSELITPPDDCHVNRSLSFTLQICRVEDITVSGIVRGSIIHIHRARTVTIAKDGTISASDNLDSLIGCKEGIGKGKFLKYGAGGGAGHGGRGGTGIYNGMRSDGGLEYGNADLPCELGSGTGGSVVSADNTAGGGLIVIGSMKWPLSSLLIYGSLSSDGESHRGTTGNSNGTLKGGVGGGSGGSILLFLQWLLLEKNSSLSASGGNGGVHGGGGGGGGRIHFHWSNIATGDEYVQIASANGTVASSGGSGSDDGRFGEGGTVTGKKCPMGLYGTFCTECPVGTYKNVVGSNPSLCSPCSVDSLPNRAEFIYVRGGVTKPPCPYECISDKYKMPNCYTPLEELMYTFGGPWSFAIILSFTIILLALILSALRIKIGESDITYRATNAIHNDGCSSFPFLLSLAEVPGASRAEETQSHVHRMYFMGPNTFREPWHLPYSPPDAIIGIVYEDAFNRFIDDINLVAAYEWWEGSIHSILSVLAYPCAWSWKQWRRRKKIHRLQEYVKSEYDHSCLRSCRSRALYKGLKVGSTPDLMVAYIDFFLGGDEKRLDVASTIQKRFPMCLIFGGDGSYMSPYYLHSDTLLSNLLGQYVSTAIWNRLVAGLNAQLRTVRKRSIRSTLGSVVSWITSHGNPQLERHGVRVELGWFQSTASGYYQLGIVVAVNENFYKSLHHREHAPEFSECSRKNIAALLQDSNLANQDQPCTSYAVSRKRLTGGVNGGIINEGTLKSLDYKRDYLFPFSLLLQNSRPIGYVETSQLLICILLLVDFSFTLLMLVQYYWISVGAFLAILLIPPLALLSPFLAGLNALFSRGPKRSSVTRIFALWNSTSVVNIIVAIIYGALYFGFSSLTVSSVHHASNTKSFKGREDNEWWILPTILFLVKSLQAGLVNWHVANLDIQDYSLFSPDPDRFWAM; this is translated from the exons ATGAGGTGCGTCGCCTGGTGGGCGGTCCTGCTCGCGGCTGCCGGCTTTATTGGCGGCCATGGCAACCGCCTCTCAGCGTCGGTGCCGCGGCCCGGTGACTGGTTCCTGCTGAGTTCCGCGCCGGTTCCTGCTGAGTTCCGCGCTGGCGATGGCGATGGAGGTGGCGGTGGGGGCGCGCGGCTGCGCGGGGAGTTCCCGTGCCAGACCTACTCGGCGAGCTCGAGGTCCTGCGAGGAGTTGAACGGCTCCGGGTCGTTCAACACCACCTGTGTCATAAGCTCGAGCTCTTCGTTGGACGGCGATCTGTGTGTGTACGGCGACGGGAGCGTGGAGATTCTGCCCCACGTCAAGATCATCTGCCCCGTCAGGGGATGCTACATAACGGTCAATGTCTCTGGGAGCATCAGGATCGGGGAGCATGTCGAGGTGATTGCTGGGTCGGTGAGCCTGTACGCGGCCAATGTGTCGTTGGATTACCACTCAACCATCAACACTACAGCCCTGGCAGGCTCTCCCCCTCCGCAGACGAGTGGGACGCCGCACAGCCTGGAAGGGGCTGGAGGAGGACATGGTGGGAGGGGCGCGTCATGTAAAGTGTCCAATGAAACTAACTGGGGAGGCGATGTGTACGCGTGGTCGACATTGGCGCGGCCATGGAGCTACGGCAGCATGGGCGGCAGCATGTCTGCTGATCAGCAGTTCGGAGGGTATGGTGGAGGCCGCGCCATGCTAAGGGCGAAGGAGTTTCTGAATGTTGATGGACAAGTGCTTGCTGAAGGTGGTGTTGGCAGTCTCAAAGGAGGCGGTGGATCTGGTGGAAGCATTATAATAGATGCTTTTAAGCT ATATGGAAATGGTACAATAAGTGCTGGTGGTGGTAATGGATGGGCTGGTGGCGGTGGTGGGAggatatccctggattgttacAGCATTCAACAGGATCTGGAGATTACAGTTCATG GTGGCCAGAGTTTTGGGTGTGCTCAGAATGCTGGTGCAGCTGGTACAATATATGATCGTTCATTGCGGACTCTAAAGGTCAGCAATGGGAATTTCACCACACATACAGAAACTCCATTGCTTGGTTTCCCAATGACTAGACTCTGGTCCAATGTGCTTGTGGAGTCCAATGCGAAAGTGCTGGTTCCCTTGTTGTGGTCCAGAGTACAG GTGACAGGTCAAATTAGACTACTTAGCAAGGGTAGCATCTGCTTTGGGTTATCAGAAAATCCAATATCAGAATTTGAGCTGGTTGCAGAAGAGCTTCTAATGAGTGACTCTGTTATAAAG GTTTATGGCGCTTTCAGAATGTATGTCAAAGTACTCTTGATGTGGGATTCAAAGATTCAGATAGATGGCGGGGCTAAGGATGTTGTTCTTGCATCTATGCTTGAGGCAAGAAACCTTGTAGTCCTCAGG CATGGGTCAGTGATATCTTCCAATGCTGATTTGATGGTCTATGGACAAGGACTTCTTAATTTGAGCGGCCCTGGCGATGGAATCAAAGCTCGGCGACTCTTTCTGTCTCTATTTTACAACATTGAA GTTGGTCCTGGTTCACTTGTTCAGGCTCCACTTGATGAGGATGTTCAAAGTAGCTT GGATGCACTTTCACGCTGTGAAAGTAAAACATGTCCTAGTGAGCTTATTACCCCACCTGATGATTGCCATGTCAACAGATCCTTGTCGTTTACTCTGCAA aTTTGTCGTGTTGAAGACATAACTGTCAGTGGCATAGTCAGGGGAAGTATAATTCATATTCATCGAGCAAGAACTGTGACCATTGCAAAGGATGGCACAATAAGTGCCTCAGA CAATTTGGATTCTTTGATAGGTTGCAAGGAAGGCATTGGAAAAGGAAAATTTCTTAAGTACGGagctggtggtggtgctgggCATGGAGGCCGAGGTGGCACAGGGATTTACAACGGAATGAGAAGTGATGGAGGTCTAGAATATGGCAATGCTGATCTTCCGTGTGAGCTAGGAAGTGGTACTGGTGGTTCTGTTGTGTCAGCGGATAACACTGCTGGTGGGGGATTAATTG TCATTGGATCCATGAAATGGCCACTTTCAAGTTTGCTAATTTATGGCTCGCTGAGCTCTGATGGTGAAAGTCATAGAGGCACAACTGGAAATTCCAATGGGACTCTTAAAGGTGGAGTTGGTGGCGGTTCTGGAGGGTCAATTCTCTTATTTCTTCAATGGCTTCTGCTAGAGAAAAACTCGTCATTGTCTGCATCTGGTGGCAATGGAGGTGTacatggtggtggaggtggcgggGGTGGCAGAATACACTTCCATTGGTCGAATATTGCAACTGGAGATGAATATGTTCAGATTGCTTCCGCCAATGGTACGGTAGCATCAAG TGGAGGATCTGGTAGTGATGATGGACGTTTTGGAGAAGGTGGAACAGTAACTGGAAAGAAATGCCCCATGGGACTCTATGGAACATTTTGCACC GAATGCCCAGTTGGTACATATAAAAACGTTGTTGGGTCCAACCCATCTCTGTGCAGCCCTTGTTCTGTGGATAGTCTTCCTAACCGTGCTGAGTTCATATATGTAAGAG GTGGTGTTACCAAGCCGCCTTGCCCATACGAGTGTATATCTGATAAGTACAAGATGCCAAACTGTTACACGCCACTTGAGGAACTTATGTATACATTTGGTGGTCCTTGGTCTTTTGCAATTATACTTTCTTTTACAATTATTCTTTTGGCACTTATCTTAAGTGCTCTAAGAATTAAGATTGGTGAGAGTGATATCACCTACCGGGCAACAAATGCAATCCACAATGATGGCTGTTCGTCTTTCCCTTTTTTACTTTCTTTGGCTGAG GTACCTGGGGCTAGCAGGGCAGAAGAAACGCAGAGCCATGTCCACAGAATGTACTTCATGGGACCTAATACTTTTCGAGAGCCCTGGCATCTTCCCTACTCACCTCCCGACGCGATAATTGGAATTGT TTATGAAGACGCTTTCAACCgatttattgatgatatcaatTTGGTGGCTGCATATGAGTGGTGGGAAGGATCTATACATAGTATACTTTCTGTTCTTGCATATCCTTGTGCCTGGTCTTGGAAGCAATGGCGCAGAAGAAAGAAAATCCATCGTCTTCAAGAGTACGTTAAATCTGAATATGACCATTCGTGTCTTCGCTCTTGCAGGTCGCGGGCTCTCTATAAAGGCTTGAAG GTTGGTTCAACGCCAGACTTGATGGTTGCATACATAGATTTCTTTCTTGGGGGTGATGAGAAACGACTTGATGTAGCTTCCACCATTCAGAAGAGGTTTCCCATGTGTTTAATTTTTGGTGGTGATGGAAGCTATATGTCCCCATACTACCTACATAGCGATACGTTGCTATCAAATCTTCTCGGTCAG taTGTATCGACTGCGATCTGGAATAGATTAGTTGCTGGTTTGAATGCTCAATTGAGGACAGTAAGGAAAAGAAGCATTCGCTCAACTTTGGGCTCTGTTGTTTCTTGGATCACTAGTCATGGGAATCCCCAACTTGAGAGACATGGTGTTCGAGTGGAGCTAGGGTGGTTCCAGTCCACTGCTTCTGGATATTACCAGCTAGGTATTGTTGTAGCTGTGAATGAGAACTTCTACAAGAGCCTCCACCATCGTGAGCATGCCCCAGAATTCAGTGAATGCTCAAG GAAGAACATTGCAGCTCTACTTCAGGATTCCAATCTGGCGAATCAGGATCAGCCTTGCACAAGCTATGCTGTTTCTAGGAAGCGGTTGACAGGCGGAGTGAATGGTGGTATCATAAATGAGGGAACACTCAAGTCACTAGATTATAAAAGAGACTATCTCTTCCCTTTCTCATTGTTACTGCAAAATTCGAGGCCTATAGGCTATGTG GAAACATCGCAACTCCTCATTTGTATTTTACTTCTGGTTGATTTTTCCTTCACCCTGCTCATGCTTGTACAGTACTACTGGATATCTGTTGGAGCTTTTCTTGCCATACTGCTTATTCCCCCTCTTGCTTTGCTTTCACCTTTTCTTGCTGGTCTCAATGCACTTTTCAGTCGAGGACCAAAACGATCTTCTGTGACCCGTATTTTTGCACTTTGGAACTCTACTTCTGTTGTAAACATT ATTGTAGCAATCATCTATGGTGCTTTGTATTTTGGGTTCTCTTCTTTGACGGTGTCCTCAGTTCATCATGCATCCAACACAAAAAG CTTCAAGGGTAGGGAAGACAATGAATGGTGGATACTACCTACTATCCTTTTTCTTGTCAAGTCACTGCAAGCTGGACTGGTCAATTGGCACGTAGCAAATTTGGATATCCAGGACTATTCCTTATTTAGCCCAGACCCGGATAGATTCTGGGCAATGTAG